Proteins from a single region of Xiphias gladius isolate SHS-SW01 ecotype Sanya breed wild chromosome 2, ASM1685928v1, whole genome shotgun sequence:
- the LOC120800054 gene encoding ATP synthase F(0) complex subunit C2, mitochondrial-like, translated as MRRSNTAFVLTFVHEVTSECVSQSVVPTCSFQTNTVSRDIDTASKFIGTGAATVGVAGSGAGIGTVFGSLIIGYARNPSLKQQLFSYAILGFALSEAMGLFCLMVAFLILFAM; from the exons ATGAGACGGAGCAACACAGCATTTGTCCTCACCTTTGTGCATGAGGTGACATCGGAGTGTG tCAGCCAGTCTGTGGTCCCAACCTGCTCCTTCCAGACCAACACTGTCTCCCGAGACATTGACACTGCCTCCAAGTTCATTGGTACTGGTGCTGCCACAGTGGGCGTGGCTGGCTCAGGAGCTGGAATCGGGACAGTGTTCGGAAGCTTAATCATTGGCTATGCCAGGAACCCCTCCCTAAAGCAGCAGCTCTTCTCCTACGCCATCCTGGGCTTTGCTTTGTCTGAGGCTATGGGTCTCTTCTGTCTGATGGTGGCATTCCTCATCCTATTCGCCATGTAA